The following proteins are encoded in a genomic region of Spirosoma sp. SC4-14:
- a CDS encoding PhoPQ-activated protein PqaA family protein: MKSYLLKTLVLITFVGALFAFEFPKPTDGVTPSTALESYLHNGDNSFKWEIKDTHTYGDITAYEVLLTSQKWREFTWKHQLSVLVPKEVNYDGALLFITGGSVKNGEPNWNGHDDKFNRAISTVATANKAIVAVLRQTPNQPLFDNLTEDALISYTLHQFKKDGDYTWPLLFPMVKSAVRAMDAVQELSKQTLHKDINRFVVSGASKRGWTTWLTGASDKRAVAIAPMVIDVLNMPVNLDYQMKIWNKYSEQIEDYVKLGIPQTVHSKEGSAVTEMIDPYSYRKKLTMPKMIFMGTNDEYWTVDAIKNYIGQIPGENYIHYVPNVGHELGDKRQALEALSAFFGNTLARKPYPACQWTVTTTKKGLDLNIKTTADKLENVTVWSANSTDMIFQDEKWEGKSLDIKNKDRISLTEVYPASGYRAFYVDLKYKAPTGGTYTESTRMFMTDTKELK; the protein is encoded by the coding sequence ATGAAATCTTATCTATTAAAAACTCTTGTCCTGATTACTTTTGTTGGGGCACTTTTTGCGTTCGAATTTCCTAAACCAACCGATGGGGTAACGCCATCGACAGCGCTGGAAAGTTATCTGCATAATGGCGATAATTCGTTCAAATGGGAAATTAAAGATACCCACACCTATGGCGACATCACGGCCTACGAAGTGCTGCTGACTTCGCAGAAATGGCGCGAGTTTACCTGGAAACACCAGCTATCGGTGCTGGTTCCAAAAGAGGTTAACTACGACGGCGCGTTGCTGTTTATCACAGGCGGATCGGTAAAAAATGGCGAACCAAACTGGAACGGACACGACGATAAATTTAACCGCGCAATCAGTACGGTGGCTACGGCAAACAAGGCGATTGTGGCCGTTCTTCGGCAAACACCCAACCAGCCTTTATTCGATAATCTGACCGAAGATGCTCTGATTTCGTACACGCTGCATCAGTTCAAAAAAGATGGTGATTATACGTGGCCGTTGCTGTTCCCGATGGTGAAAAGTGCCGTTCGGGCAATGGATGCTGTGCAGGAACTGAGCAAACAAACGCTGCATAAAGACATTAACCGGTTTGTGGTATCGGGCGCTTCCAAGCGGGGCTGGACGACCTGGCTCACCGGTGCGAGCGATAAGCGGGCCGTGGCCATTGCACCAATGGTGATCGATGTACTGAATATGCCGGTCAATCTGGACTATCAGATGAAAATCTGGAATAAATACAGTGAGCAAATCGAAGACTACGTAAAGTTGGGCATTCCGCAGACGGTTCATAGCAAAGAGGGCAGTGCAGTTACCGAAATGATCGACCCGTATTCGTATCGCAAAAAGTTAACCATGCCCAAAATGATCTTTATGGGAACGAACGACGAATACTGGACCGTTGATGCCATCAAGAATTATATTGGCCAGATTCCGGGCGAAAACTACATTCATTATGTGCCGAATGTGGGGCATGAGCTGGGCGACAAGCGGCAGGCGCTGGAAGCCTTGAGTGCGTTCTTCGGCAATACGCTGGCCAGGAAACCGTATCCAGCTTGCCAGTGGACGGTAACGACAACGAAAAAAGGACTCGATCTCAACATAAAAACTACCGCCGACAAGCTCGAAAATGTGACGGTCTGGTCGGCCAATTCGACGGATATGATTTTCCAGGATGAAAAATGGGAGGGTAAAAGCCTGGATATTAAAAACAAAGACAGGATTTCTCTGACAGAAGTTTATCCAGCGTCGGGCTATCGGGCTTTTTATGTCGATCTGAAATACAAAGCACCTACGGGCGGAACCTACACCGAAAGCACCCGTATGTTTATGACCGATACGAAAGAGTTGAAATAG